CCCCGTATTCCCCACCAACAGATCGTCGCCCGTACCCCCGGTCAACGAATCAGCCCCGCGACCGCCCAGCATGAACGCCCCACGATTCTGCGCATCCGTCGCATCCATACCACTGGTTCCCGCCTGCACATACCAATCGCGCAATCCCGGTAGCGCGTTTTCAATCCGCTGACGATCGGCGAGAGAAAAGTTGTTCGCCAGATACAAGTGAAAATCGTTGTAGCCCTTCACCGTATTGTCGTACGTCGTGGCAACATCCGCCCGATCGAAGCGCACGCCGCCTGACACGTTGGTAAAGATCTCCTGATTGTACCCGGCGCTGGCCTGAGTCTCGGTGTAATACTTCTGCATCGCAAATGCGATCATCGCTTTACTGACCAGTTTGGCCGACGCGAAGGCATCATCGGCCATCGTCAACCCGCCATCTTGCGCCAGCTTCCAGAGGTCGCTGGTGAAACGGGTCACCATCGCATCAGCAGCAAATGAGCCTTGCACACCTACTTGATGGCGAACGAGATGGTCGAGGAAATTCCTCTGATTTGTGTCGGTCTCATTCGCAAACAAGTTCTGATCAAATACCATTTTCAGCAAGTCGGTGAGTTCGCCCGTCACCTGGTTCAACGTCTTGCCTGTCACAGCTGTCTCTTTACTTTGCAGAAACGCGGTGAGCACGGACTGCGCATGCAGGTCGTCGCCCGAAACGCCAGGCGCACTGTTATTGATGTCGAAGAGGGTGGTGCCGATGCGGTCGGGGATGTTCCAGGGTACACCAGACAGAAATTCACCCTGCACGTTGATATTGGCCACCAAATTGGAATTGGGAATGCCGCCATTAGTGGCACGCAGTTGCAAGAAGTTGGTCAGGCCGACGAGGTCAGCTTCGGTGCGGCCGCTGGCCAGCAGATCGGCTTTGAGAGTGGCTGCGACATCGGGAGTGAGCACATTTAGTTGTGCTGACCTGGCAAACGGGGCTTGGTCAAAGGTCATCGCCTGTTGACCAAAGAACACGCCCATCAAGGCGGCGAGCCCGCCGCCT
The Candidatus Nitrospira nitrosa DNA segment above includes these coding regions:
- a CDS encoding lipase family protein → MPSTLDYALMAGASYIDTRNPINRLSVPQEWAAVAHVPNNPAFPQITGAAGFEAVAFKKGTDIVISYAGTYAKDLTGDMVADFNLATGLGSAQLLQAAQYYLQVKAENPTATSITFTGHSLGGGLAALMGVFFGQQAMTFDQAPFARSAQLNVLTPDVAATLKADLLASGRTEADLVGLTNFLQLRATNGGIPNSNLVANINVQGEFLSGVPWNIPDRIGTTLFDINNSAPGVSGDDLHAQSVLTAFLQSKETAVTGKTLNQVTGELTDLLKMVFDQNLFANETDTNQRNFLDHLVRHQVGVQGSFAADAMVTRFTSDLWKLAQDGGLTMADDAFASAKLVSKAMIAFAMQKYYTETQASAGYNQEIFTNVSGGVRFDRADVATTYDNTVKGYNDFHLYLANNFSLADRQRIENALPGLRDWYVQAGTSGMDATDAQNRGAFMLGGRGADSLTGGTGDDLLVGNTGFDSLTGGGGTDTLIGGAGFDRYYYTTGNGNDRIEDSDADGVIFVNGQLLIGGVKKDEDQDWTSPDGTIKYVMSGTDLVVKLGNQTIMTVNENFQNGQFRIQRRVEKEERMAA